One genomic window of Natronospira bacteriovora includes the following:
- a CDS encoding multifunctional CCA addition/repair protein, producing the protein MKTYLVGGAVRDKLLGIPVKERDWVVVGATPDEMTDQGFRPVGRDFPVFLHPQTSEEYALARTERKSGRGYHGFRFHADPSVSLEEDLARRDLTVNAMAEDEQGRLIDPHGGRRDLEARCLRHVTEAFAEDPLRVLRVARFAARFHHLGFSIAGETLALMQDLSTAEELGALSPERVWQESERALGEAAPQVYFQVLRDCGALAHLFPEVDALFGVPQPARYHPEVDTGLHTLLVLEQAARLSKDTVVRFAALVHDLGKGVTPERYWPSHHGHEKKGVKQVQNLCRRLRIPSRHERAGCQASRWHLHVHRALELKPATILKVFKGCDAFRQPENLERLLLASEADARGRTGLENRDYPQADYLRRCYQAAAAISGRDVDGERFQGKAFGEELDRLRVEGIGRVLSSEF; encoded by the coding sequence ACTGGGTGGTCGTGGGTGCGACACCCGATGAAATGACCGACCAGGGCTTTCGGCCCGTGGGGCGTGACTTCCCCGTGTTTCTTCACCCGCAGACCAGTGAGGAATACGCGCTGGCCCGCACGGAGCGCAAGAGCGGCCGGGGTTATCACGGTTTCCGCTTTCACGCCGATCCCTCTGTCAGCCTGGAAGAGGATCTCGCGCGCCGGGATCTGACCGTCAATGCCATGGCCGAGGATGAACAGGGCCGGCTGATCGATCCCCATGGTGGCCGTCGGGATCTGGAGGCGCGTTGCCTGCGCCATGTCACCGAAGCCTTTGCCGAAGACCCCCTGCGCGTGCTGCGCGTGGCCCGCTTTGCCGCCCGTTTCCATCACCTGGGCTTTTCCATTGCCGGGGAAACCCTGGCGCTGATGCAGGATTTGTCCACGGCCGAGGAACTGGGCGCCTTGAGCCCGGAACGGGTGTGGCAGGAAAGCGAACGCGCCCTCGGTGAGGCCGCGCCACAGGTCTATTTTCAGGTATTGAGGGACTGCGGTGCGCTGGCTCACCTTTTCCCGGAGGTGGATGCGCTCTTCGGCGTGCCACAACCGGCCAGGTACCACCCGGAGGTGGATACCGGACTGCATACCCTGCTTGTGCTCGAGCAGGCGGCCCGGCTGAGCAAAGACACGGTCGTTCGCTTTGCGGCCCTGGTGCATGACCTGGGCAAGGGCGTGACGCCGGAACGATACTGGCCCAGTCATCATGGCCACGAGAAGAAAGGCGTAAAACAGGTTCAGAACCTGTGCCGGCGCCTGCGTATTCCCAGTCGCCATGAACGGGCCGGCTGCCAGGCTTCCCGCTGGCACCTGCACGTTCACCGCGCACTGGAACTGAAACCCGCCACCATCCTCAAGGTGTTCAAAGGCTGTGATGCCTTCCGCCAGCCCGAGAATCTGGAACGGCTGCTGCTGGCCAGTGAAGCGGATGCCCGCGGCCGCACCGGGCTTGAGAACCGGGACTACCCCCAGGCCGATTACCTGCGCCGCTGTTACCAGGCCGCGGCCGCGATAAGCGGAAGGGACGTGGATGGCGAACGCTTTCAGGGCAAGGCCTTTGGCGAGGAACTGGATCGTTTGCGGGTGGAGGGGATTGGGCGAGTTCTGAGTTCTGAGTTCTGA
- a CDS encoding class I SAM-dependent methyltransferase, translating into MSDHSNRNSGSRIRPGDEGVLPPPPPDAEAHSREVRAHIARIIDEADGVIPFSRFMDLALYAPGLGYYSAGARKFGEAGDFITAPEMSSLFSFCLADQAAQVLDRLGGGDILELGAGSGAMAASVLDRLASSGCLPERYLILEVSAELRERQARTLEERVPDLADRVFWLDDFPEALRGVVLANEVLDALPVERFRIRGGAVRRLGVARKGEGFSWREMPHDRDLSERVRAIEEELGRKLPEGYESEVSTAMPALVERIAGCLRRGAALLVDYGLPRREYYMPDRGRGTLMCHYRHRAHEDPFLHPGIQDITAWVDFTAVAETAVQAGCSLLGYTTQAHFLLGAGIDRHVAHVNPEDTLSQLKLAQEVKLLTLPGEMGERFKVIGFARGDDIGMSGFGFRDLRMRL; encoded by the coding sequence ATGAGCGACCATAGCAATCGCAACAGCGGTTCGCGCATCCGTCCCGGTGACGAAGGTGTGCTGCCGCCTCCGCCCCCGGACGCCGAGGCGCATAGCCGCGAGGTTCGGGCGCATATCGCCCGCATCATCGATGAAGCCGACGGTGTCATTCCCTTTTCCCGGTTCATGGACCTGGCCCTGTATGCCCCGGGGCTGGGTTACTACAGCGCGGGTGCGCGCAAGTTCGGCGAGGCGGGCGATTTCATCACCGCTCCGGAAATGTCCTCCCTGTTCAGTTTCTGCCTCGCTGATCAGGCCGCCCAGGTGCTGGACCGTCTGGGCGGCGGTGACATCCTTGAGCTGGGTGCGGGTTCCGGCGCCATGGCGGCCTCGGTACTGGACCGTCTGGCCAGCAGCGGCTGCCTGCCGGAGCGATACCTCATTCTTGAAGTGAGTGCCGAACTCAGGGAACGGCAGGCGCGTACCCTGGAAGAGCGGGTGCCGGATCTGGCGGACCGCGTCTTCTGGCTGGATGATTTTCCCGAGGCCCTGCGCGGTGTGGTGCTGGCCAATGAGGTGCTGGACGCCCTGCCGGTGGAGCGTTTCCGCATTCGCGGCGGCGCGGTGCGCCGCCTGGGCGTGGCCCGCAAGGGCGAGGGTTTCAGTTGGCGGGAAATGCCCCATGACCGGGATCTGTCCGAGCGGGTCCGTGCCATCGAGGAAGAGCTGGGTCGCAAGCTGCCCGAGGGCTATGAGTCCGAGGTCTCCACGGCCATGCCGGCACTGGTGGAACGGATCGCCGGCTGCCTCCGGCGCGGCGCCGCTCTACTGGTGGACTACGGCCTGCCCCGGCGCGAGTACTACATGCCCGATCGAGGTCGTGGCACGCTCATGTGCCATTACCGGCATCGCGCCCACGAAGATCCCTTTCTTCATCCGGGCATTCAGGACATCACCGCCTGGGTGGACTTTACCGCCGTTGCCGAGACCGCCGTCCAGGCCGGCTGCTCCCTGCTGGGATACACCACCCAGGCCCATTTTCTGCTGGGGGCCGGTATCGACCGGCATGTGGCGCATGTGAACCCGGAAGATACCCTCAGTCAGCTCAAGCTGGCCCAGGAAGTGAAACTGCTCACCCTGCCGGGCGAGATGGGCGAGCGTTTCAAGGTCATCGGCTTTGCCCGCGGTGATGACATCGGCATGAGCGGCTTCGGTTTCCGGGATCTGCGGATGCGGTTGTGA
- a CDS encoding pteridine reductase, with protein sequence MQDNTPSLAGKTVLVTGAARRIGATIADRLHGAGMNVVIHYRHSGEEAQALSTKLNARRPDSAVTAQADLLAPDGFPSLIKTAEQWGGLDVLINNASSFYPTPMSEADENQWDDLIGSNLKGPFFLAQAAMENLRNRRGQIINIIDIHAFRPLGEHPIYCAAKAGLAMLTRSLAKELAPWVRVNGIAPGAILWPEQGMDDATRRHVLDRVPLQCTGKPEDIAAAALFLIRDAPYVNGHILPVDGGRSAVE encoded by the coding sequence ATGCAGGATAATACACCCTCGCTGGCCGGAAAAACGGTCCTGGTCACTGGCGCGGCCCGGCGAATCGGGGCGACCATCGCCGACAGGCTGCACGGGGCGGGGATGAACGTAGTCATCCACTACCGCCATTCCGGCGAGGAAGCCCAGGCCCTGAGCACCAAACTCAATGCCCGTCGCCCGGATTCCGCGGTCACGGCCCAGGCCGACCTGCTGGCACCGGACGGATTCCCTTCCCTGATCAAGACCGCCGAACAATGGGGTGGCCTGGATGTACTGATCAACAATGCCTCCAGCTTCTATCCCACACCCATGAGCGAGGCTGACGAGAACCAATGGGATGATCTCATCGGCAGCAACCTCAAGGGCCCCTTCTTTCTGGCCCAGGCAGCGATGGAAAACCTGCGTAATCGCCGCGGCCAGATCATCAACATCATCGATATCCACGCTTTCCGGCCACTGGGGGAGCACCCCATCTACTGCGCGGCCAAGGCCGGACTGGCCATGCTGACACGCAGCCTGGCCAAGGAGCTTGCGCCCTGGGTTCGGGTCAACGGCATCGCACCGGGGGCCATCCTGTGGCCGGAACAGGGCATGGACGACGCCACCCGTCGCCACGTTCTGGACCGGGTACCCCTGCAGTGCACGGGCAAACCGGAGGACATCGCCGCGGCCGCCCTGTTCCTGATCCGGGATGCCCCCTACGTGAACGGGCATATACTGCCGGTGGATGGTGGCCGCAGCGCCGTGGAATAG